CGGCGCAGACCAGCGCTTCCTTGTTGGCGAGCGCGACGGCGCGGCTTGCGCCAATCGCGGCCAGCGTCGGCGCGAGGCCGGCGGCACCGGTGATCGCCGCCATCGTCCAATCGACGGCGAGCGCTGCCGCCTCGATCACCGCCTGCCGGCCAGCGGCGGCCCGCACAGCACTGCCGGCGAGCGCCTCGCGCAGCGTCTGGTATTGCGTTTCATCGGCGATCACCGCCCATTCGGCGCCATGGGCGCGCGCTTGTTGCGCGAGCAGGGCGGCATTGCGCCCGGCGACCAGCGCCTTGATCGCAAATCGCGCGCGATCCTCGAGCAGCGACAGGGTCTGGGTGCCGACGCTGCCGGTGCTGCCGAGCACGGTCACGGTTTTGGCGCCATCCCGGCGCGCCGGGTGCGATGGGCGGCTTGCGGCGCGCGGTGTGGCGGTGGCGAGATCGGCGGTCACATCCAAAGCAAAACTCCTCTGCCGAGGATCAGGGCCAGCGCCGCCGCCATCGGCGCCGCCGTCAAAACACCATCGAGCCGGTCCAAAAGCCCGCCGTGGCCGGGGATCAGATGGCTCGAATCCTTGACCCCGAAGCGGCGCTTCAAGAAACTTTCGAACAAATCGCCGCCTTGCGCAATGACTCCGAGCAAGGCCGCGACCAGGGCGCCATGCCACCAAGTGCCACCGCCTAATCCCGCCGCGCCGGCGCCGATCGCGATCGCGGCGACCAGGCCGCCCGCGGCCCCCGACCAGGTCTTGCCCGGCGAAATCAGCGGCGCGAGCTTCGCCCCGCCGATCAGCCGGCCGGCGAGATAGGCACCGACATCGCTCGCCCACACGGTCAGCATGAGAAAGAGCGTGTTGCCGCGGCCGGCGGCCTGATCGGCGCGGAGCCAAACCAGCGCGACCATCGCCAGCGCGATGTAAACGAGGCCGCCCGCGAGACACCGCCGCCGCCACAGGAACGTGAGCGCCGCGCCGACGAGCGCAACGGCAAGGCCGCTCGCGGCCGAGACGTCACCGGCCGCCGGCACGGTCAGGGCAAGGCTCGCGATCACCAGCCATCCCGCCGGATGGCGCCAGCTTTCATGGCAGAGCATGACCCATTCGGCGCCGAGCCCGACCGCGCCGAGCCCGACCAGCGCGACGAAAGGTATCGCGCCGAACCAGATCGCGGCGAGCGCGAGCGGCACCAGCACCGCCGCCGAGAGCACCCGGATCCCGAGATCGCCCCACGGCCCGGCGGCGCGTTCACGCCCGGCCGGGCGGTCAGGCCGGGCGGGCACCGAATCGGCGTTCCCGGCCGGCGTAATCGGCCAAAGCCTCGGCGAAATGGGTGGCGCCGAAATCCGGCCATAGCACGTTGAGGAAAATCAACTCGGCATAGGCCGCCTGCCAGAGCAGGAAATTGGAGAGCCGCCGCTCGCCGCTGGTGCGGATGATGAGATCGGGATCGGGCATGTCGGCGGTGAACAGCCGGCGCGAGAATTCCGCCTCGTCGAGGTCGCCGGGGGTGATCTCGCCAGCGGCGACGGCGCGCGCGATCAGCTTGGCGGCCGCGATGATCTCGGCGCGCCCGCCATAGGAGAGGGCGATGGTGAGGTTGAGCCGGGTATTGGCCGCCGTCATCCGCTCGGCATCGGCGAGGCTCGCTTGGATATCTGGCGCGAACCGCCCAGCCTCACCGATGAACCGGAGACGCACGCCATTTGCCGCCAGCTCGGCGATTTCGCTCTTGATGTAGTGGCGGAGCAGGGCGGTGAGATCGCTCACTTCGTCGCGCGGGCGGCGCCAATTCTCGCTGCTGAAGGCATAAAGCGTGAGCCAGCCGACCTTATGGGCCAGCGCCGCCTCGATGGTGCGCCGGACGGCACGGGCGCCGGCGCGGTGGCCGGCGATACGCGGCAGGCTGCGCGCCTGCGCCCAGCGACCATTGCCGTCCATGATGATCGCGACATGGCAAGGCGGCGGATTTGCGATCGGCACCCTATCGCTTGCGGCGTTGCTTGCGGGCGCCGTAATGGCCGGGAGGGACGACATCAGATTTGCCGGATATCCTTTTCCTTCTCGGCCAGCAGCTCGTCGATCCGCTTGATGAAGTGATCGGTGAGCTTCTGAACCTCGCTGGACCAGTCGGCGGCGTCGTCCTCGCTGATGTCATGCTTCTTCTCGAACGCCTTGATCTGGTCCATGCCGTCACGCCGCACGCCGCGCACCGCGACCCGGCTGCCCTCGGCATAGCGGCCAGCGGCTTTGGCGAGTTCGGTGCGCCGCTCCTCGGTCAGGATCGGGATCGGCACTCTGACCAATTGCCCGTCGGACGACGGGTTGAGCCCGAGCCCGGCATCGCGGATGGCGCGCTCGACGGCGCCGACCAGACTCCGGTCCCAGACCTGGACGGTGATCATGCGTGGCTCGGGGACACCGATGGTGCCGACCTGGGCGAGCGGCATCTCGCTGCCATAGGCCTCAACCCGCACCGGCTCAAGAAGCCCGGGACTGGCGCGGCCAGTACGCAGCCCAGCAAATTCGCGCTTGAGCGTTTCGATCGCGCTTTCCATCCGGCGGGTGAGATCCTGCTTCAGCGTGGTGAGATCGGCCGGCATGTGATGTCCCCCTTGCTCGCCCGAGGTCGCGCGGCGTTGCTTATTGGGTTTCGATGATGGTGGTGAACCGCCCCTCGCCGCGCATGACGCGGGCGAAGGCGCCGGCGGCGTGGATGTTGAACACCACGATCGGCAGCTTGTTCTCACGCGCGAGGCTGATCGCGGCGGCATCCATTACTGCGAGATCGCGCGCCAGAACGTCGTGATAGCTGAGTTCGTGATAGCGTTCGGCGTCGGCGACCTTGCGCGGGTCGGCGGAATAGACGCCATCGACCTGGGTGCCCTTGAGCAAGGCATCGCAGCGCATCTCGGCGGCGCGCAGCGCGGCCGCGGTGTCGGTTGTGAAAAACGGGTTGCCGGTGCCGGCGGCGAAAATCACCACCCGGCCTTTTTCCATGTGGCGCTGGGCGCGGCGGCGGATATAGGGCTCGCAGACCGAAGCCATTGGAATCGCCGATTGCACCCGCGTTGCAACCCCGAGCTTTTCCAGCGCGTTCTGGAGGGCCAGCGCGTTAATCACGGTCGCCAACATGCCCATGTAGTCGGCCTGGGCGCGGTCCATCCCGCCGGCCGCGCCGGAAACCCCGCGGAAGATGTTACCGCCGCCGATGACGAGGCAGACCTGCACCCCCATGGCAACGACATCGCCGATGTCGGCTGCGATGCGCTGCACGGTTTCCGGGCCGATGCCGTATTCGCGCGTGCCCATCAGCGCCTCGCCGGACACTTTTAAAAGCACGCGCCGATAGGGATGCCGCTCGGTCATGACTGAAGATCGCTTTGCCACGCGCAGAAGAAACTACCGGGCGAACCGGGCTTGAACAAGAGGCTGGTCACCCGCCCCCAGTGCGGGGCGGCGCGACCGAGGGTGGTCAAGACGCCTTCGCGCCCTCGCTGGCTGCTCCGGCGGCGGCGGCGACCTCGGCGGCGAAATCACTGCCCTGGCGCTCGATCCCTTCGCCGAGCTGAAAGCGGGCGAAACCGGCGGCTTTGGCGCCGGCTTTCGCGAGCACGGCGCGCACCCGGCTTTCGCCATCATGCACCCAGACCTGCTCGAGCAACACCACTTCCTCATAGTATTTGCGGATGCGGCCCTCGACCATTTTCTCGATGATCGCCTCGGGCTTGCCCGAAGCGCGGGCTTGTTCGGCGAGCACGTTGCGCTCGCGCGCCAGCGCCGAGGGGTCGACCCCATTGATGTCGACCGCCTCCGGCCGCGCCGCCGCGATATGCATACCGACCTGCCGCCCGAGCGTCTCCAGCGCCTGCGCCTCGCTATTGCCCTCGAGCGCGACGAGCACCCCGATCTTGCCAAGGCCGGGCTTGAGGGCGGCATGGACATAGCTTGCAACCACCCCCTGGGGCACCGCGAGCACGCGGGCGCGGCGGATGGTCATATTCTCGCCGATGGTCGCAACCAGATGGGTCAGCTCCTCGGCGACGCTGCGCCCGGTGCCGGGGAAGGGGGCGGCATTGATCGCGGCGACATCTTCGCCGACATGGAGCGCGATCTTCGCGACCTCGCTGACAAAAGCCTGGAACTGCTCGTTGCGGGCGACAAAATCGGTCTCGGCATTGACCTCGACCATCGCCGCTTTGGCGGGGACGGAGGCAATACCGATCAGCCCCTCGGCGGCGACGCGGCCGGATTTCTTCGCCGCCTGGGCAAGCCCCTTTTTCCGCAGCCAGTCGATCGCGGCTTCCAGATCGCCGCCGGTCTCGCCAAGCGCCTTCTTGCAGTCCATCATGCCAGCGCCGGTCTTCTCGCGCAGATCCTTGACCAGTGCGGCGGTGATCTCGGCCATGTCGGTCTCTCCGTTCAGTCGTTCGGGCGGGGCAGCTTGCGGGGCTCAGGCGGATAGATGCTCGCCGGTCTCGCTCTCGGCGACGATCTCCGGCGGCAGGCTCTCGGCGGCGCCGATATCGGCGCCAGAGGCCGCCATCTCGGCGCTGATGCCATCCAGCACCGCGGCGGTGACGAGATCGCAATATAGCGAGATCGCCCGCACCGCGTCATCATTGCCGGGGATCGGGTAGGTGATGCCGCTCGGGTCGGAGTTGCTGTCGAGCACCGCGACCACCGGGATGCCGAGCTTGGTCGCTTCCTCGACGGCGAGCTTTTCCTTGTTGGTGTCGATGACAAACAAGATATCCGGCAGCCCGCCCATCTCCTTGATGCCGCCGAGCGCGCGTTCGAGCTTGTCGCGGGTGCGGGTAAGGTTGAGCACCTCTTTCTTGGTCAGGCCGCGGGTGTCGCCGGCGAGCTGATCCTCGATCTGGCGGAGCCGCTTAATGCTCGCGGTGATGGTCTTCCAATTGGTCAGGGTGCCGCCAAGCCAGCGATGATTGACGTAATACTGGCCGCAGCGCTTGGCCGCCTCGGCGACATACTCCGCCGCCGCGCGCTTAGTGCCGACGAACAAAA
This portion of the Acidibrevibacterium fodinaquatile genome encodes:
- the tsf gene encoding translation elongation factor Ts; translation: MAEITAALVKDLREKTGAGMMDCKKALGETGGDLEAAIDWLRKKGLAQAAKKSGRVAAEGLIGIASVPAKAAMVEVNAETDFVARNEQFQAFVSEVAKIALHVGEDVAAINAAPFPGTGRSVAEELTHLVATIGENMTIRRARVLAVPQGVVASYVHAALKPGLGKIGVLVALEGNSEAQALETLGRQVGMHIAAARPEAVDINGVDPSALARERNVLAEQARASGKPEAIIEKMVEGRIRKYYEEVVLLEQVWVHDGESRVRAVLAKAGAKAAGFARFQLGEGIERQGSDFAAEVAAAAGAASEGAKAS
- a CDS encoding phosphatidate cytidylyltransferase; protein product: MPARPDRPAGRERAAGPWGDLGIRVLSAAVLVPLALAAIWFGAIPFVALVGLGAVGLGAEWVMLCHESWRHPAGWLVIASLALTVPAAGDVSAASGLAVALVGAALTFLWRRRCLAGGLVYIALAMVALVWLRADQAAGRGNTLFLMLTVWASDVGAYLAGRLIGGAKLAPLISPGKTWSGAAGGLVAAIAIGAGAAGLGGGTWWHGALVAALLGVIAQGGDLFESFLKRRFGVKDSSHLIPGHGGLLDRLDGVLTAAPMAAALALILGRGVLLWM
- the pyrH gene encoding UMP kinase, whose amino-acid sequence is MTERHPYRRVLLKVSGEALMGTREYGIGPETVQRIAADIGDVVAMGVQVCLVIGGGNIFRGVSGAAGGMDRAQADYMGMLATVINALALQNALEKLGVATRVQSAIPMASVCEPYIRRRAQRHMEKGRVVIFAAGTGNPFFTTDTAAALRAAEMRCDALLKGTQVDGVYSADPRKVADAERYHELSYHDVLARDLAVMDAAAISLARENKLPIVVFNIHAAGAFARVMRGEGRFTTIIETQ
- the uppS gene encoding polyprenyl diphosphate synthase, whose translation is MSSLPAITAPASNAASDRVPIANPPPCHVAIIMDGNGRWAQARSLPRIAGHRAGARAVRRTIEAALAHKVGWLTLYAFSSENWRRPRDEVSDLTALLRHYIKSEIAELAANGVRLRFIGEAGRFAPDIQASLADAERMTAANTRLNLTIALSYGGRAEIIAAAKLIARAVAAGEITPGDLDEAEFSRRLFTADMPDPDLIIRTSGERRLSNFLLWQAAYAELIFLNVLWPDFGATHFAEALADYAGRERRFGARPA
- the frr gene encoding ribosome recycling factor → MPADLTTLKQDLTRRMESAIETLKREFAGLRTGRASPGLLEPVRVEAYGSEMPLAQVGTIGVPEPRMITVQVWDRSLVGAVERAIRDAGLGLNPSSDGQLVRVPIPILTEERRTELAKAAGRYAEGSRVAVRGVRRDGMDQIKAFEKKHDISEDDAADWSSEVQKLTDHFIKRIDELLAEKEKDIRQI
- the rpsB gene encoding 30S ribosomal protein S2 — protein: MAMPQFTMRQLLEAGVHFGHHTRRWNPRMAPFLFGVRNQVHIIDLQQSVPLLDRALRAIRDVVAGGGRVLFVGTKRAAAEYVAEAAKRCGQYYVNHRWLGGTLTNWKTITASIKRLRQIEDQLAGDTRGLTKKEVLNLTRTRDKLERALGGIKEMGGLPDILFVIDTNKEKLAVEEATKLGIPVVAVLDSNSDPSGITYPIPGNDDAVRAISLYCDLVTAAVLDGISAEMAASGADIGAAESLPPEIVAESETGEHLSA